The Apium graveolens cultivar Ventura chromosome 6, ASM990537v1, whole genome shotgun sequence genome contains a region encoding:
- the LOC141666004 gene encoding protein FAR1-RELATED SEQUENCE 5-like, with protein sequence MDRDAADLTQWSSSACVEMIISDLTKISDNQGSSCGDGSRINCSSVVSSGGGSVDSECSVTDYMVSPGGRKFYKEYAYLGGFGVRKGTEKKDKYDVKTILLKLYTFVEVHNHPLATESGRQFLRSSREINISLRNIVFDASKVNIGPRKSFGFAKEQAGGYANVGASLRDFRNFYCDLKSFVGEMDGQLFWADAIGQRNFELYGYAVSFDATFDTNKYNMIFALFTGVDKHDKCVTFAACLLSHESIGDYTWAFNNLKKAMGRNAVVIVTDQCPAMKVAICNAFSAENGLLAIKHRLCMWHIIQKFPIKFHRQGDTLCKFWLRFQSAMERKRNETARLDHESKTSIPEILSRWFIEDDAATLFTRAIFYKVQEETICSCLDMQIKRMSEKVEGVTHMEIRDVKVKDKLFKVSISRDHVVCSCKKFVMCGIVGRHEFCGLKQIGVTKYPFRLALNRWMKVDNSGIMSNSVSVENDYTKLEQASLKLTHIWYNFRQAVNKAGMVFEKLDYVHPTIKQLNSYLDDQGGCDVEFTKRDHMAAMVGEQPAEEITVLIPNVCKNKGNYIKRLISSREKAVIKAKK encoded by the exons ATGATTATATCAGATTTGACCAAAATTAGTGATAATCAAG GTTCAAGTTGTGGTGATGGTTCTCGGATTAATTGTAGTAGTGTTGTTAGTAGTGGAGGAGGATCAGTAGATAGTGAATGTTCAGTTACGGATTACATGGTGTCTCCTGGTGGTAGGAA ATTTTACAAAGAATATGCTTATCTTGGTGGTTTTGGTGTTCGCAAGGGAACAGAAAAGAAAGATAAATATGATGTTAAGACTATTCTTCTTAAACTTTAT ACTTTTGTTGAAGTCCATAACCATCCTTTGGCTACTGAATCTGGTCGACAGTTTTTGAGGTCTAGTAGAGAGATAAATATTAGTTTGAGAAATATTGTTTTTGATGCTTCGAAAGTGAATATTGGTCCTAGAAAAAGTTTTGGCTTCGCGAAGGAACAAGCAGGTGGTTATGCCAATGTAGGTGCTTCCTTACgtgattttagaaatttttatTGCGATTTGAAATCATTTGTTGGCGAAATGGATGGACAG CTTTTCTGGGCCGATGCAATCGGTCAACGGAATTTCGAACTATATGGTTATGCAGTATCGTTTGATGCGACTTTTGATACAAACAA GTACAATATGATCTTTGCCCTTTTCACTGGTGTGGATAAACACGACAAGTGTGTTACTTTTGCAGCTTGTCTTCTATCACATGAAAGTATTGGTGATTACACTTGGGCTTTTAATAATCTTAAAAAAGCTATGGGAAGAAATGCAGTTGTCATTGTGACTGATCAGTGTCCTGCTATGAAGGTCGCTATTTGTAATGCATTTTCTGCCGAAAATGGTTTGCTTGCTATTAAGCATCGTCTTTGCATGTGGCACATTATACAAAAATTTCCTATTAAG TTCCATAGGCAAGGAGATACATTGTGTAAATTTTGGTTGCGTTTTCAAAGTGCAATGGAAAGGAAAAGGAACGAAACTGCAAGGCTCGATCATGAGTCAAAAACAAGTATTCCGGAGATTTTATCTAGATGGTTTATTGAAGATGATGCGGCAACTTTATTCACCCGTGCAATATTTTATAAAGTTCAAGAAGAAACAATTTGTTCTTGTTTGGACATGCAAATAAAGCGAATGAGTGAGAAAGTTGAAGGGGTTACACATATGGAAATTAGGGATGTCAAAGTTAAAGATAAACTATTCAAG GTGTCTATTAGTAGAGATCATGTTGTGTGTTCTTGCAAAAAATTTGTAATGTGTGGAATAGTTGGTAGACATGAATTTTGTGGTTTGAAGCAAATTGGAGTCACAAAATATCCCTTTAGGCTTGCTCTTAATCGTTGGATGAAAGTTGATAATTCTGGGATTATGTCTAATTCTGTTTCAGTAGAAAATGATTATACCAAGTTGGAACAGGCATCTTTAAAATTGACTCATATTTGGTATAATTTTCGTCAAGCTGTTAATAAGGCTGGAATGGTTTTTGAAAAGCTCGATTATGTGCACCCGACTATAAAACAGTTGAATAGTTACTTGGATGATCAAGGCGGTTGCGATGTTGAATTTACTAAAAGAGATCACATGGCTGCTATGGTTGGAGAACAACCCGCGGAAGAAATTACCGTTCTCATACCAAATGTCTGCAAGAACAAAGGCAACTATATTAAGAGACTAATTAGCTCAAGAGAGAAAGCTGTGATAAAAGCCAAAAAATGA